TTTAAATCCTGGAATTTTCAGTTTGTGTTAAATTAAGTCTCCTTGGGAATTAGAGGCATATTGCTCCCCATAGGTTaaaagggggaactgaggcaccatTTGTTGGAGATGTTTGTGAAGGGAAAGTGATGTGCCCAGCACGTTAACGAGGTAGCGTGGAACTCAAAATCTGAAGTGAAATCTCCTGAGTCCCACGTGTGTGCTTTGGCCACAAGGTCAGTCAGGACATTGAAACGTGCACGTGTTGCCCTTCTTTTACTTGCAAATTTAAGAATCCTTATTTTTTCTCATCCCTTCTGGTGCCTGtagaccccagccaccagctctgtcACTGTAGTGGGGTCACAAGTTCCTGGGACAGGAAACCACCACTTTAATGGGCAGCTGTCATTTATCTCTTTCCACCTGGTACTATGTGCCCCCCGACCCCAGGTATTTCCAGCCGTTTTcacacatctggatttttttttttttaaacaactttgcCCTAAAGTTCCAAATGCTCCTTGGTAATTCTACATTTACTTAACAAATGTGTCTGCAAGCTAGAAGGAAATAACTTCACCCTCTGCTGAaaattcaccaccaccaccccccgcagTGCAGCATAATGCAGTAAACTCCCTCTTATCCGGCATTCATTCTACCCAAACCCTCAATTAACCACCATCATGTCCCAGACTCAGAGAtggagctgccagctctcagcccccacgCTGCCACAGttctcctggctctggcagagctccactgtctggccatggggctgctggcagagctccctccaccccagcagaGTTCTCCATGCGCATTGGGGCTGTTGGCTTGCCCCGGGCCCACTCCCAGCCTTGGGATTGCTGGTGGAAttcccccagcctcagggcttCTGTAgttcctggagccctggggctggagccgctGACGGGCcttcacaccccagccagctcccagccgcagAGCTGTTCAggttccctgccctcctgccagggATCCCCAGCCGCCTCTCTTTTAAGCAGCAACTTGGACTATCTGACAACCTCTTGGTTCCGgggttgccggatatgaaagagtttactgtagctgtTCAGCTGCTCATTCTGTATGCACACAAATAAAACAAGTGTCTGGAAGATAATGTCTTTATGGTATTAGTCTTTTGAAAGCTGGTCAAGGTATGTGCAAACAAAACTCTGGTTCCTCCCTAAATGCAAAGGCAGGACTAGGAACTGCTGTAGAAGGAAACTCTGGCACTTCTATTGGCCTGCACCACAACTGGAGTTTATGTCTCCGTAAAAAGAGATGTGTCAGTTCTGGTAGGTGGGCGAGTTAAGCATAAAGAGGTAGCTGTGCTGAACTGATTGGTGTGGAATATTCTGAAGCTAAATTGACCCCCTATTCACAAGTTTTATCTGGCCACTTGGGTCCTGTAAGAACTTTTCCTCCTGCCTTTTTTTGTTTGCTGCTCTGTAGAACAGTATGAATGAGTTAATTATAGAAGGCCTAGTCATGGTAAGGCAGGTGTACAGTGCTGAGCCTGAATCACTGGGAGCAGGTTTCATCTAGGTCCCAAGATCCCCAAAGGTGTGTGGTTTAGCACCAGGAAGTGGAGAACTATGCCCATCCTAAGTCCTGGTTTCCTGGGACAGAGAGGCCCAGGGTAAGTTCTGGCTCTGCGAGAGCAGTAGACATGGTGAGACAGGAAGCAGAGAGCTAGATGTGACACTAGAAAGCACAGGGAAAAAAGGAGTAGGGGGAAAGACAGATGTGGGCACAGAATAGGGGGTAAGGAGTCCTGAGTGAGCTGTGCAGCTAGGGTGAGAATAGGGATACAGAGGAATTCTGCAGCATGAGCTGAATTTTCTCTTGGGCCATGCTGCTAGGAGCTGCGGGTTCTGTGCTGGATGAGGGGGTTGTTAGTGGTGGTTCTGGTGGTGCCTTTCTGTCCTGGGTGGTGCTGGGGATCCATTGGCCTAAGCAGGTTTCCGACGTGAAGTAATCACTGACGAGGCTTGGCTGAGTTCCTCTACCATTACACCCTGTGAGAAACGCCCTGTagccagtttctctgctctgaatCAGCCTGCCAGGGTGTGCTCCACCCTCATTCCAGAACAGAGACGGCTGAGACTCCTAGGCTGGGAGGACTCCCGCCAaggctgccccttcctcctccatgcCTTTGCTTCAGGGGTCAAGATATTCCTAGCCAGCAGTGCCAGGATCCTGAATCCTCCTGAGCCCCTCTGGAATCCTGCTTCCTTGGGGAGCGTGCCTGGAGTGTCAGGGTCAGTATGCGTGTCCTGCTTGGGGACAGTGAAGAGAGCTCCATGGGCCTGGCATGGATTTTCCTTTGTCTGAGAGGCAGGAGGGCTGGCGTTTCCCCGCCATCAgttctttctgcagtactctgttggagtctctgctccccagcagggctAGCGAGTTTTACTTTGTTTCCAGGTGGCAGCTACACTGATTTTAAAATCCTTACCTGGGTGAGGCCTGGGGGGCGTTACCTGCCTCCCCAGTAGCTCAGCCCTAAGGGAATggactggggagggaggcaggattGTACTTTCTGTTCTCTCTCCACACCTCATACCTTCACCCGCTTCCGCAGTAAGAATGCATAGGGCCCAGTGCCACTGGAGGGGCTTTGGTATCAGAAATGGTGCTTCCCTGAGGTGAGTAGCGTAGGGGAGGTGCAGGGCCACTGCTAAGCCTGACATCACCTGATGTTTACTCATTAGAGAGCTTTTTACTGAATGTATTTTCCAAGCAGGCTAGAAATACCTATGGCTTCTTTCTCCATAATTTAGAGCGGTGCACGGCAGTCTGGCAGGAGCTGCCACTGGACTGCCGCTTCCAGCAGGCAAGCGCTGGTCTGGGGCTGTACAGTAGGACTTAGGGAAGGAGACAGCTTCCAAAGCTGTCACTCACCTTTTTTATATTATTCTGGTTCATTTTAAAGGTGACGAAAACTGTGCAGCTAAATCAGAATTAAAATAAGCCTTGTCACACGCTCCCTCCCATGATTTGGGGCTGGATTGGAGCTAATTCCTAAGAACAGAAATGCTACGTATCCCAGACCACTCCCTCTGCCCTGCGGCTGGGTTGGAGCTGATAACCTAGAGGGGCATAGCCCATAGCCCATGTCCCATTCTGACACGCCACTCAGCCAGGATTGCTTAGTGTTTGTAGCTGATTCCTCTTCCAGTTTCCTACAGTCTTTCCCCTTTGCTTCCTGCAGGTCTCTCCTGTTAGTGACCCATACTCTGCTGTCTGGCCCACCTCCCTCATGCCACTTGGACTAGGCCGCCGGAAGAAGGCCCCTCCACTGGTGGAAAATGAGGAGGCTGAGCCTATCCGTGGCAGCTtaagtggggtggaggtgggcagtggtggcagtgtggcagccctgcagcctggcttgccaccgccccctgccagcctccgcccTCGATTGGTGTTCCACACTCAGCTGGCCCATGGCAGCCCCACTGGCAGGATTGAGGGTTTCACCAATGTCAAGGAGCTGTACAGCAAAATTGCAGAGGCTTTCAAGATCCCACCAGCTGAGGTAGGTACTGAGCAGCTGGGCTACAGGATGGGGAGCTAAGAGAGAATCCCCTGGACCTGGTACGCTGGTGCCTTCTCTGGCAATGCGGACCAGCACCTAGTGTTGGGCTGTGCTGTGCCCTTGGCTTTTTGCAGGTGTCTGAATCTGCACTCGGTGGCTATGTGCCCCTGAGATCTATGCCCAACTAGGCTGAGCACAGAGAAGCTAGTGATAGAACACTGCCCTAACCTTGGGGATCTGAGGCCTTCGCAGCAGAGATGCAGAATGGGGAAATCACTGGTTCCAGGGTCCCTCAGTCTGTATCTATCTTCCCCTCTCCTAGGTGATGTTCTGCACTTTGAACACCCACAAAGTGGACATGGACAAGTTGCTGGGTGGCCAGATCGGCCTGGAGGACTTCATCTTTGCACACACAAAGGGCCAGAGGAAGGAGGTGGAGGTCTTCAAGTCTGAGGAAGCCCTGGGCCTGACCATCACCGACAATGGGGCTGGCTACGCGTTCATTAAGGTACAGATGACTGAGCTCTGCTCACACCCTCCGAGTGTCCACAAGGCCCTGTCACTGGCTCATTGAGCTGTGTTGGGGTGCAAGCTCTGAAAGGAGGAGCGCTGTTCCCAGACACACATGCTGATGTCTTgccttgctccttcccttccTGACTCTCCAGCCCCCGAGAGCAGCCACATGAGCCCTCGAGTACCAGACATGTTATGGGGTtcccaggaggaggggggagtGTGTAGAAATCCTAGCAATGAACTTGGTCTCATGGAACTCCTGGACGCTGAGACACTCTCAGAACCATGCAAGCagtcatactggatcagaccactGGTCTCtccagcccagtaccctgtcttccagcTGTGGCCACTGCCAGACGCTTCACAGGGACCAAACAGAATAGGGCAATTTCAAGCGATCCATCCTGTCATcatcagtcccagcttctggcagtcagaagtTTAGGGGCACCCAGAGCATGGGTTGCTCCCCTGACCATCTTGACTAGTGGCCGTAGATGGACCTATCTTTCTtgaacattttgtttgttttaatcgaTCTGCTTATTTTTGGACtgcacagcatcccctggcaatgagttccacagcgCAGCTCTGTCTCaactttattttaaacctgctgcctattaatttcattgggtgatgcACCCCATGTTCTCCCCAAGCAGCACATCCTCGCAGCTTTTCATCAAGCTCCccacaggggctcagggctgtagCCAGGAGAGATCTCTCTTCCCAAGACCTGATGCTGCCGCAGCCATGGGAAAGGGGCCTCTCCTTGCTAGTCCCAGCAGGGAAGCGCACAGGTAAGCCAAAGTCCCAACCTTCTGCCTCATCTTGAGCCACCAGCCCTGAGAATTCTCCTGCACCTCAAAGCTCTAGTTCCTAGCCCCACCCCAAAGTCCACAACCCCAGTCaagagcctgtacctcctcctgcacctccatccttaagccccttcctgtacccccagtcccaccccagagcctgcatcctcaaccAGGGCATTTACACTCCAGCCTTCTGTCCTAGCCATGAGCCACTGAAGCCCTCTGTCttgcaccccaacctccagccccagcacagagccccctcccacactcaacccattggccccactcccagcacatcaattttatgtgcaccaataggaAAGTTCTGTGTAGCACATCACAAATTAATTCTGCTCCGgggggaaaaattagagagaccaGAGATGGCCTCTAGTTCTCGTACTATGAAAAGGGGTGAATTACGCTTCCCTGTTCTGATTCTCCACATTGCACATGGTTTCGTAGACCTCTCTCATACCCTCTCCTAGCTGTCTCTTTTCTGACCAGTCCTAGTCTTTCTAATCTCTTCTCATAGGGAAGCTGTGCTAttccccctaataatttttgttgccttctgtaACTTTCCTGGTTCTAATATATCTTCTTTGAGATAGGGTGACCGGAGCTACACCCAgtgttcaaggtgtgggcatactgTAGATtcatatagtggcattatgatagtTCCGGTCTTATTtcctgtccctttcctaatggaTTCTCCTAATGTTCTTTTtagcttttttggctgctgctgtacactgagcagatgtttggagagaactatccaccatgatgccaagatctctttcatgagcgctaacagctaatttagaccccataattttgtatgtgtagttagAATTCTGTTTTTTGCAgcgtgtattactttgcatttatcaacagtgACTTTCATCTGTCTTTCtcttgcccagtcacccagcttTTAACTCTTTgtagtcagctttggacttaccAAATTATTCAAGACAGTGATCATCTGCTGATTTTGCCACTGCAGGGTTCAgtcctttttccagatcacttgACTTTTTTGTACAGTTCAGACCTTTGCGGGACCTCTTTCCACTGTCAAGAATGACCATTTATTTGTatcttttgtttcctatcttttaaccagttacagatccatgagaggaccttctgtCTAAACTCATGGCtgtttactttgcttaagagcctttgacaTGGACTGCAAAAGACCTCTAGGCTTCCCAAAAGCCAAcctatactatatctactggatcacTGGTCCATATGCTTATTGTGCCCTCAAGGAATTCTAATATATTGGTGAGGCataattttcctttacaaaagctgtgttggcTGTTCCCTCCCCACCATGTATCTTGTTCATCCTTGTAGTCTTTGTTACTCTGTTTTCAATCAGTTTGCCTGGTAGTGAAGTTGGGCTAACTGACCTGTAATGGCTCAGATTTTTCCCCTAAGAAGAGAGTAGTTCAGGTGTGGGAATCCCCATCTAATTTTCTGTGGTTAAGACTGATGCAAAAATTAATTTAGCTTTTCTGCAATGGCTTTGCCTTTGAATGCTCCTTTAATATCTCAGTTGTCCAGTGACCCCACTGATTgtttgcaggcttcctgcttctgaggtacttaaaataatttttgctgtttttgtGACCTCATTGCTCTTCAAATTCACTTTTGACCTGCCTAATTATAGTTTTGCACTTGACCTGAgagcttttattttcttttctttagtaCACTGTAACTCCcagtttttaaaagatgtttttgGCCTCTGATAGCCTCTTTTACTCAACTTACAGCTCTTCCTGCTTTCCATCCCCCTTCTCACTTGGAGCTATGAGACCAATATACCTCTCCCTTCCTACCTGTGGCTAccccagtcttttcttctgcctcGTCACTTTCTCACAAGCTCTGTGTTCCAGGTAGCTTTCCCAAATGCAAATAGCTATGCTGGTTCCCTCAGAGGTGAAGAGCAAAGAGACCCCTATGTGACCCCATAGCACAGTGATAGTGACCTCCCTGGTCAGACTCTAAACTCACAAGTAAATGAGAGGCCTGAACTAGTGGATCTGATTGAAATAACAGAGCAGGGTTGTGATATCAGAGCACAAATCCTCTTTGCAATCTTACAGAAGATCCCCTGGTGCTGTGGCACATCTGCTAATTCTCTGCTGATGGCATTCCTTAAGAAACGCTCATGCCAGAGTCTAAATCACTGTGTGGCAGTGCGGTACAGCTGTTAAGCAGCTGCAGTGATCAACCCTATATGTGACTGCATGTCAGCAAGGGATTAAGTGACTCCTGTGTAGACGGTGCTCTGTGTTTGCTTCAGGGAGAGATGTACAAGGGGGCCTCATTAAATCCCCTCAAGGGATCGCGAGTGATGAATAAATTAATACACAAGATGTGTAGaccctgcagcagtgccagctgtCCCGTAGGACTGTCAATCATCATACCTCCTAATGCCATCAGCTTTTGTCTCATGGTGTCATTTTGCTAGTGGGAGGCCTTGGGCTGTGTGATTCCCAGattccagggccagaagggaccttggtgATCCAGTGTgtcctcctgcataacacaggccagagaactgcccTGAAATAATCTCCAGAGCAGATCCTTTAGAGAAACCTCCAGCATTACTTTAAAATGCTCAGTGATGGCAAATCCCCTGAGATCCTTAGGAAATCAAATGCCTTCACTGTTACAAATTTAACCTTTATTTCAGGTCTAAATTAGCCTAGCCTTTGGGTCGTGTTAGACCTTTCGCTGCTAGACTGAAAAGCCCATGATCAAATGTTTGTCTCGAAGTTGgtaaaaccaaacagcagccatgtagcactttaacaatttaggtgatgtgcttttgaggagcagacccacatcttcagatctggagatagtgtgGTACTGGAAAAATGTAGGTAATCAAGTCACCGAGTAAGCCTATCTTTGTTACATTAAATAGATTGATTTCCTAGAGTCTGTTGCTGTAAGGCAGGTTTTGTAATCATCTTCATGGCCTTTCCCTGGCCCTTCTCCAATTATTcagcatctttcttgaattgcagACAGCAGAGGGTTGCACCATCACCAAAGACCATGGTAAATTAATCCTTCTCTCCTAAACAAGATTGCCTTGTTTATGCATCACATGACCCACCTTAGCCCTCTTGGCCACAACTTGGCACAGGGAGCTCGTGGTTCATTGATTATCTACCTTGTTCCCCATAtctttttcagaagtgctgagtttccTAGGATAGAGTGCACCTGTTGTGTAAGTATGGgctactttttatttttgtttctagaTATATCCATTTAGACCCACTAAAATACACATTGTTTGCTTGAGCCCAGTCTATCAAGTGAGCCAGCTCACTGTGCTAGGGACCATTCCCCAGTTTTCTGTGTTCTTGTTTTCTTCTAAAAATGTTCAGCAATATAGGGCCTGGGGAGCCTTACTAGATACATACCTATTTGCTGATCTCCCCATTTACACTTACACTCTCAGACCCATCAGCTAGCCAGCTTTCAGTCTGTTTAATGCATGCTGTGTTCATTTCATGGCATTCTGGCTTTTCACCCAAAATGTCGTGGGGTACCCTGTCCGATACCTCACACATCTCAGTACATCACGTCGGCAGTGTGACCTTTATCGACCAAACTTGCAATCTCATAACAAAATCTACGTTCCGTGAACTGACTGTCAGCAAGTATATTGCCgtcttttaattctttattaagcAAATCCTATATTGCCTGTGGGCAACGTCACATGTCAGGGCATAGAACTGCATATCCCCCATCACCCTGTATTCTGAAATTTTTCCAGTGTTCCAGACCTtactgaaaattaaaattaagaaTTCAGTGAGCTTGTCAGCAACGCTTTTAAAATTTTTGAATGCAAGTTGTCTGACCTGCTGATGTTAAAAATGTCTGACATTAGTAGCTGCTTTTTTAACATTCTCCTGAGATACTAGTGTAATGAATCATagacactaggactggaagggacctcgagaggccatcgagtccagcccactgccccaatggcaggaccaagtactgtctaaaccatccctgatagacatcgatctaacctgttcttaaatatctccagcgatggagattccacaacctcccttagcaatttattccactgtttgatcaccctgacagttaggaactttttcctaatgtccaacctaaacctcccttgctgcagtgtaagtccattgcttcttgttctgtcctcagaagccaagaagaacaagttttctccctcctccttatgacacccttttagatacctgaaaaccactatcatgtctccccctcaatcttctcttttccaaactaaacaagcccaactctttcagcctttcttcatagatcacattctctagacctttaatcattctcgttgctcttttctggaccctttctagtttctccacatctttcttgaactgcggtgcccagaactggacacaatacttcagctgaggcctaaccagcacaaagtagagtggaagaatgacttctcgtgtcttgttcacgacacacctgttaatgcatcccagaatcatgtttgctttctttgcaacagcatcacactgttgactcatgtggAAAGAGTGTTATTGTATTCAGACCCATATATCATCTATTTTTCCCCAAATACAGAACTTAAATACTTACATTCTCTTATCCCTTTTCTTCATTGATATCATTTCCACTTAGTAATAGACAAATACCATTGttatattaggaacaaaaataATTCTACTTCTTATTGTCCTTAATTCTGCTGATGATAGATTCTCCTTGAGTCTTTTTGCTTCCCTTTTCAATTTTCTACTGTTCCTATCCTTCTGACTTGTATCACCTTTAGTCTATATATTATATTATGTCTTTCTTTTTATAGCTGCTTGCACTTCCCCACTCAACCAGGTCATTTTTAACCATTACATTCTTCTTCCTCAATTTATGGCTTTTGGGGCATCTAGTAATGTTCTTAAATACCCTCCATCTTCTTCTTTTTATCTGAAGTAGCTTGTTGTTGTGTTCAACTTTGTGAAACTTGCCCATCTAAAGCACCAAGTATTTATATATTATTGGTCTGGATTTTATGCTGTTGATATTTTATAAACTTCAGCGAGTCCTGATCCCTTGTGTCTGAGTCATTAATATGCTAAGGAAGGACTGAGCTTCTGCTGGGCAAAAATATGTGCATGAGACTAAAAACAAAGGGAAGGTTCTGTGACATAATGGTAGCCAGGATTCATGGCTTCTGTCCCCTGCTCTGCCGCTCACTTGCCTTGCAACCCTGGAGATGTCTGTGCTTCAGTCTCAACCGACCTATCTTACGGGCTTCTGGGCAGCAGTGCTGAACACAAAGCCCTGTGGGGCCCTCTGAGTCGAATGGCATGAGAGCAGAGGAAGTGCTGCTGTTCAGGCTCTCTGGTGAGAATCTGTTGCCCTCCGGAAGCTGGAGGGAGACAACTGCCACTTGAACTGCCCCAGCACCTGCAATCTAGGTTGAGAACCTTCCTGTCTCTTGCTTGCAGAGGATCAAGGAAGGAAGCGTCATAGACCGGATCCAGGTCATCAGTGTGGGCGACATGATTGAGTCCATCAACGGGCAGAGCCTCATTGGCTGCCGGCACTATGAGGTTGCCAAGATGCTCAAGGACTTGCCCAAAGGCCGCACGTTCACACTGAAGCTTACAGAGCCCCGGAAGGCATTCGGTGAGTGAGGCACTGGGTAGCTTAatagggacagggctggggataGTTGGGACCTGAGGACTATCGACAATCTCAAACTGGCTGTGGTGGGCCTAGGAGCTCATGGGGCAGGTGTCATTGGCTCACAGTTAAGTAAATAACTGACTCCCCTGGTTGGCAGCTACAACAGTGAGGATGAAACAGGTCTCAAAAGCTCCTTCCTCTTTCTCAACGCAACTTCCTCCTGTGCAGGGGAGGCACGGCAGTAGGGGGCAGcttgagatggatggcaggagacaagttgcttgctCGTTGTCTTCGGTctgccccctctggggcacctggcactggccactgtcgacagacaggatgctgggctagatggacctttggtctgacccagtaatggccgttcttatgtttgtcagtggcctgctgctgctgtatGCTGCCACCCTCCGCCTCCAAGGTCCCGTACAGAATGTGCTTGGCGTTGTTTCGCATGTTCTGTCCTTCCCCCTTCAGTGAGGAGATGCATTCAGTGCTTATCTGAGAGCCCTTTCCACCTAGGCCCAGAGATCCAAGCCCTGCTGGGTGTGGTGGGCGTTACGGCAATTACCTTCTGTCCCATTTAGCCGGcaaaggggaggagggcaggaaggggcttTGGGTCAGAGTTGCCCAGTCCATGCGGCCTTGTGAAACTTTCTGGTGACACAGGGTAGCTCTGGTCCCAGGGGGTCCATCTGGTCTGgcccctctggagctgctgctgcaaggtGAGAGCAAGGCAGGCTCTGCAACCTCCGTCAGGGCCACCCTGCCCCGTCTGTTGGATCATGACAGGCCATCAACATTCACACGTGTTCTGAGCCCAGAAAGCATGAGACCCGCTTAACTCGGTGGTTGAGTGACGCGTCCTGCTGCATGGTAGCCGGC
This sequence is a window from Carettochelys insculpta isolate YL-2023 chromosome 29, ASM3395843v1, whole genome shotgun sequence. Protein-coding genes within it:
- the GIPC1 gene encoding PDZ domain-containing protein GIPC1, encoding MPLGLGRRKKAPPLVENEEAEPIRGSLSGVEVGSGGSVAALQPGLPPPPASLRPRLVFHTQLAHGSPTGRIEGFTNVKELYSKIAEAFKIPPAEVMFCTLNTHKVDMDKLLGGQIGLEDFIFAHTKGQRKEVEVFKSEEALGLTITDNGAGYAFIKRIKEGSVIDRIQVISVGDMIESINGQSLIGCRHYEVAKMLKDLPKGRTFTLKLTEPRKAFDMISQRAAGSKHSSSSQLGTGRGTLRLRAKGPATVEEQLSAFEERAIEKVDDLLESYMGIRDTELAATMVELGKDKRNPDEFAEALDERLGDFAFPDEFVFDVWGAIGDAKVGRC